From the Streptomyces syringium genome, one window contains:
- the cas7e gene encoding type I-E CRISPR-associated protein Cas7/Cse4/CasC has translation MSRTILDVHVLQTVPPSNLNRDDTGSPKSAVYGGVRRARVSSQAWKRATRRAFEDLLDPAELGVRTKRGAEILATRISELEPSIEAPEALALAAETLQAATGSTIAVPKRKADAAKKKGENEPPPESSYLMFLSSRQFDGLARLAVEGAADIKAFLKVKSNKDWARRIADTRHSVDIALFGRMVADSTDINVDAATQVAHAISVHEVENESDYYTAVDDHNSDAEPGAGMIGTVEFNSATLYRYAALDVDLLRRNLGEGLREDEPLTEPVRRAVWAFVYGFVASLPTGKINTFGNHTLPDVVVVKLRTTRPISFAAAFEEPVAKDITGGYLRTACERLAAYVPDIERAYGVDDTTTWLLRVGAGTEKLSGLGTEVTLPELVDAVGAAVAGRLEPGK, from the coding sequence GTGAGCCGGACCATCCTCGACGTACATGTGCTGCAGACCGTCCCCCCGAGCAACCTGAATCGGGACGACACCGGCTCCCCGAAGTCCGCTGTGTACGGCGGGGTGCGCCGGGCCCGGGTCTCCAGCCAGGCATGGAAGCGCGCCACCCGGCGTGCGTTCGAGGACCTGCTGGACCCGGCGGAACTCGGAGTACGGACGAAGCGGGGAGCCGAGATCCTGGCCACCCGGATCAGCGAGCTCGAACCGTCGATCGAGGCCCCCGAAGCACTGGCCTTGGCGGCCGAGACGCTCCAAGCTGCCACCGGATCCACGATCGCGGTACCCAAGCGCAAGGCGGATGCGGCGAAGAAGAAGGGGGAGAACGAGCCCCCTCCCGAGTCCTCCTACCTGATGTTCCTCAGCTCGCGGCAGTTCGACGGTCTCGCCCGGCTGGCTGTCGAGGGCGCCGCGGACATCAAGGCGTTCCTCAAGGTCAAGAGCAACAAGGACTGGGCGCGTCGGATCGCCGACACCCGGCACTCGGTCGACATCGCCCTCTTCGGCAGAATGGTCGCCGACTCCACCGACATCAACGTCGACGCGGCCACCCAGGTCGCCCACGCCATCAGCGTGCACGAGGTGGAGAACGAATCCGACTACTACACGGCCGTCGACGACCACAACAGCGACGCGGAGCCCGGCGCGGGCATGATCGGTACGGTCGAGTTCAACTCCGCGACGCTCTACCGCTACGCAGCCCTGGACGTCGACCTCCTGCGGCGCAATCTGGGCGAAGGCCTCCGCGAGGACGAGCCCCTTACCGAGCCGGTGCGGCGAGCCGTGTGGGCGTTCGTGTACGGCTTCGTCGCCTCGCTTCCCACGGGAAAGATCAACACGTTTGGCAACCACACGCTCCCGGACGTAGTCGTCGTCAAGCTCCGCACCACCCGCCCCATCAGCTTCGCGGCGGCGTTCGAGGAGCCGGTGGCGAAGGACATCACCGGCGGCTATCTGCGCACGGCCTGCGAGCGCCTGGCCGCATACGTCCCCGACATCGAGCGCGCCTATGGTGTCGACGACACCACGACGTGGCTCTTGCGGGTCGGCGCCGGCACCGAGAAGCTCTCCGGCCTCGGTACGGAGGTGACGCTGCCGGAGCTCGTCGACGCTGTCGGCGCAGCCGTGGCCGGCCGCCTGGAGCCGGGGAAATGA
- the casB gene encoding type I-E CRISPR-associated protein Cse2/CasB → MTADSQPTLHRRPTLGLVGATVSEHINVLQRGYLGDRADAVAALARMRRGVGKPYGTMPELWGLTGMEALYEVRTLSEERTVRAEEAAHTALTLWALHQQSHRQNRMHQADGPELGAAVRRLMPGTELDEPTRKRFVRAGTASSLPILAQRLRDIVLLLRRDGVPLDYGLLADQLEQWQQPGGLDRVRRSWGRSFHAYRPQAAGDSTQANQATKAAKNVKTAETEKETS, encoded by the coding sequence ATGACCGCCGACTCCCAGCCCACTCTTCACCGTCGGCCAACCCTGGGCCTGGTCGGTGCGACGGTGAGCGAGCACATCAACGTCCTCCAGAGGGGCTACCTGGGCGACCGTGCCGACGCCGTGGCGGCCCTGGCCCGGATGCGCCGTGGAGTCGGCAAGCCGTACGGGACGATGCCGGAGCTGTGGGGTCTGACCGGTATGGAAGCCCTCTACGAGGTCCGCACCCTGTCGGAGGAACGGACGGTCCGGGCCGAGGAGGCCGCTCACACCGCCCTGACGTTGTGGGCCCTGCATCAGCAGTCGCACCGGCAGAACCGCATGCACCAGGCTGACGGTCCGGAATTGGGCGCCGCGGTTCGCCGACTGATGCCGGGCACCGAGCTCGACGAGCCGACCCGTAAGCGCTTCGTACGCGCCGGTACCGCGTCCTCGCTGCCGATCCTCGCCCAGCGGCTGCGGGACATCGTCCTGCTGCTGCGACGTGACGGCGTTCCCCTGGACTACGGCCTCCTGGCGGACCAACTGGAGCAGTGGCAACAACCGGGAGGCCTGGACCGGGTCCGCCGCTCCTGGGGGCGCTCCTTCCACGCGTACCGCCCGCAGGCCGCGGGCGACTCCACCCAAGCCAATCAGGCCACCAAAGCCGCGAAGAACGTGAAGACCGCCGAGACTGAGAAGGAAACCTCGTGA
- the cas2e gene encoding type I-E CRISPR-associated endoribonuclease Cas2e: protein MTVIVLTQCPVGLRGFLTRWLLEISPGVFIGGPSARVREALWDEVRQYAGNGRALLAYSTNSEQGFTFETHDHKWHPVDHEGLTLIRRPSDQIAAPPAPKQGWSKASKRRRFGGR, encoded by the coding sequence GTGACGGTCATCGTCCTCACCCAGTGCCCGGTCGGGCTGCGCGGATTTCTGACCCGGTGGCTACTGGAGATCTCCCCGGGCGTCTTCATCGGAGGCCCGTCGGCGAGGGTTCGCGAGGCCCTGTGGGACGAGGTGAGGCAATACGCGGGCAATGGGCGTGCGTTGTTGGCGTACAGCACCAATTCCGAGCAGGGCTTCACATTCGAGACCCACGACCACAAGTGGCATCCGGTGGACCACGAGGGCCTGACCCTGATCCGGCGGCCCAGCGATCAGATTGCTGCCCCACCGGCTCCGAAGCAGGGGTGGAGCAAGGCGTCCAAGCGGCGGCGGTTTGGTGGGAGGTGA
- the istA gene encoding IS21 family transposase — protein sequence MEIFEALDATECAHSAAALAGVDPKTVRRYARMRDTGRPTGLVRRPKMIDPFMPKIEEWVDRSQGRVRADKLHDRLVLLGFTGDERTTRRAVAKAKEAWRAGNQRTYRPWITEPGLWLQFDWGWGPKVPGPGGGEPRVTLLFCAWLAWSRFRVVIPTWDRTLPTLVTCIDSTLRAIGGAPTYALTDNEKTVTIDRVAGIAVRHPQVVATGRHYGMQVHTCVPFDPESKGGSEATVRIAKADLVPTTANLRKEYDSFAELRGECAIFCQTVNNRTHRETGKAPSSMLDVERTRLHPLPPAPHTLALGESRQVLRDQTVRFGSVRYSTPSGLVGQEAWVRVDGDELVVVADLSKLAHRPEWMQGPAGLAEVARHEIALPGRPVILAEHYPNHPQEMDGSPKPPRPRPVDAAEEAFLALGPGAKSWLIEAAAAGTTRMRVKMAAAVELAALVSVAEVDMSLGLAATAGRFAEDDLLSIVQHRKSGVRPADLVVADEAHSVQPGTSAWADFGRNGGPAERNLP from the coding sequence ATGGAAATCTTCGAGGCCCTGGACGCCACTGAATGTGCGCATTCCGCGGCTGCGCTGGCGGGGGTCGATCCCAAGACCGTGCGACGTTACGCACGGATGAGGGACACCGGTCGGCCAACCGGTCTCGTCCGCCGGCCGAAGATGATCGACCCGTTCATGCCGAAGATCGAGGAGTGGGTCGACCGATCGCAGGGCAGGGTGCGGGCCGACAAGCTCCACGACCGCCTGGTCCTGCTGGGGTTCACCGGTGATGAGCGCACGACCCGGCGGGCGGTGGCGAAGGCGAAGGAAGCCTGGCGGGCCGGGAACCAGCGGACCTATCGGCCCTGGATCACCGAGCCGGGGCTGTGGTTGCAGTTCGACTGGGGCTGGGGGCCGAAGGTCCCGGGCCCGGGCGGCGGTGAGCCCCGCGTGACGCTGTTGTTCTGCGCGTGGCTGGCCTGGTCGCGGTTCCGGGTGGTGATCCCGACCTGGGACCGGACTCTGCCGACGCTGGTGACCTGCATCGACTCGACCTTGCGGGCGATCGGCGGGGCGCCGACCTATGCGCTGACCGACAACGAGAAGACGGTCACGATCGACCGGGTCGCCGGCATCGCGGTCCGTCATCCCCAAGTCGTCGCGACGGGGCGGCATTACGGGATGCAGGTTCACACGTGTGTCCCCTTCGATCCCGAGTCCAAAGGCGGGTCGGAGGCGACGGTCCGCATCGCGAAGGCGGATCTGGTGCCCACGACGGCGAATCTCCGCAAGGAGTACGACTCGTTCGCCGAGCTCCGCGGCGAGTGCGCGATCTTCTGCCAGACGGTGAACAACCGGACCCACCGCGAGACGGGCAAGGCTCCGTCCTCGATGCTCGACGTCGAGCGGACCAGGCTGCATCCGCTGCCGCCGGCGCCTCACACGCTCGCGCTGGGCGAGTCGAGACAGGTGCTGCGGGACCAGACCGTCCGTTTCGGGTCCGTGCGCTATTCGACGCCGTCCGGGCTGGTCGGCCAGGAAGCCTGGGTGAGGGTCGACGGCGACGAGCTGGTCGTCGTGGCCGACCTGTCGAAGCTGGCTCACCGGCCGGAATGGATGCAGGGCCCGGCCGGCCTGGCGGAAGTCGCCCGGCACGAGATCGCTCTGCCCGGCCGTCCGGTCATCCTCGCCGAGCACTATCCCAACCACCCGCAGGAGATGGACGGTTCACCGAAGCCGCCGCGGCCCCGGCCCGTCGATGCCGCCGAGGAAGCCTTCCTCGCGCTCGGTCCCGGGGCGAAGTCCTGGCTGATCGAGGCCGCTGCGGCGGGGACCACCCGGATGCGGGTGAAGATGGCCGCCGCCGTCGAGCTCGCGGCCCTGGTCAGTGTCGCCGAGGTCGACATGTCGCTGGGGCTTGCCGCGACCGCGGGCCGATTCGCCGAGGACGACCTGCTCTCCATCGTCCAGCATCGCAAGTCCGGCGTCCGTCCCGCCGACCTCGTCGTCGCCGACGAGGCCCACTCCGTTCAGCCCGGCACTTCCGCCTGGGCTGACTTCGGCCGCAACGGCGGCCCGGCAGAAAGGAATCTTCCATGA
- the cas6e gene encoding type I-E CRISPR-associated protein Cas6/Cse3/CasE — protein MYLTRFRINTARVGARRLLSSSQRLHAAVMSSFVEAAPRHEEGGPRVLWRIDRNAKPEVILYVVSPDRPDLTHLVEQAGWPTTGTWQTYDYADFLSRLTAGDTWAFRLTANPVHNIRRTADEPRKRTAHLTPRYQAQWLLKRQKEAGFRVLEKPKEQRRLAEGDEHQLIIHGRDPRSFGKTEEATGRKNHVSLVAVTFDGRLEITDADAMRRTLTSGLGKAKAYGCGLMTLAPVG, from the coding sequence ATGTACCTGACCCGCTTCCGCATCAACACCGCGCGGGTCGGCGCCCGTCGGCTTCTGTCCTCGTCCCAGCGCCTGCACGCGGCCGTCATGTCCTCCTTCGTGGAGGCGGCGCCCCGCCATGAAGAGGGCGGTCCGCGTGTGTTGTGGCGCATCGACCGCAACGCCAAGCCTGAGGTGATCCTGTACGTCGTCAGCCCCGACCGCCCGGACCTGACCCATCTGGTCGAGCAAGCCGGCTGGCCCACTACGGGGACCTGGCAGACGTACGACTACGCGGACTTCCTGTCCCGCCTCACAGCAGGCGACACATGGGCGTTCCGGCTCACGGCCAACCCGGTGCACAACATCCGTCGCACGGCCGACGAGCCGAGGAAACGCACGGCCCACCTCACGCCCCGATACCAGGCGCAGTGGCTGCTGAAGCGGCAGAAGGAGGCGGGGTTCCGCGTCCTGGAGAAGCCGAAGGAGCAGCGCCGCCTGGCGGAGGGCGACGAGCACCAGCTGATCATCCACGGCCGTGACCCTCGGTCATTCGGCAAGACCGAGGAGGCAACGGGCCGGAAGAACCACGTATCGCTCGTGGCCGTCACCTTCGACGGACGACTGGAAATCACCGACGCCGATGCCATGCGCCGCACCCTGACCTCAGGCCTGGGGAAGGCGAAGGCGTACGGCTGCGGGCTGATGACACTCGCCCCTGTGGGGTGA
- the cas1e gene encoding type I-E CRISPR-associated endonuclease Cas1e → MTTVSKRPLSTPRELTRVGDRLSFVYLERCVVHREANAITAEDGQGTTHIPSATIGTLLLGPGTRITHQAMSVLGESGAGVVWVGENGVRFYAGGRALTRSSALVEAQATQWANRRTRLEVARAMYRLRFPDDDPAGLTRHELLGREGRRVKDCYRKESARTGVPWRGRRFTPGDFASGDAPNQAVSAAGQCMYGIAQAVVAGLGCSPGLGFIHSGHELSFVLDIADLYKTEIGIPVAFDVAAEGEDVVGTRTRRAIRDKVNGTRLLERCVDDIKRLLLPETVAGEGMGDLEDRVTLQSDRGVDVEAGRNYADGVIW, encoded by the coding sequence ATGACCACGGTCAGTAAGAGGCCTCTCTCCACCCCACGCGAGCTCACACGGGTGGGTGACCGGCTCTCCTTCGTCTACCTGGAACGATGCGTCGTCCACCGCGAGGCCAACGCGATCACGGCGGAGGACGGCCAAGGCACCACCCACATTCCGTCCGCCACCATCGGGACGCTGCTCCTCGGTCCCGGCACGCGCATCACCCACCAGGCGATGAGCGTGCTGGGTGAGAGCGGTGCGGGAGTGGTATGGGTGGGCGAGAACGGTGTGCGCTTCTATGCAGGCGGCCGGGCACTGACCCGCTCGTCGGCATTGGTCGAGGCACAAGCCACGCAGTGGGCCAACCGCCGCACCCGGCTCGAAGTGGCCCGTGCCATGTACCGCCTGCGCTTCCCCGACGACGACCCGGCGGGGCTCACCCGCCACGAGCTCCTCGGCCGGGAAGGCCGGCGCGTCAAGGACTGCTACCGCAAGGAGTCCGCCCGCACCGGAGTCCCCTGGCGCGGCCGTCGCTTCACTCCTGGCGACTTCGCCTCGGGAGACGCCCCCAACCAGGCCGTGTCGGCAGCGGGGCAGTGTATGTACGGAATCGCCCAAGCGGTGGTGGCCGGGCTGGGCTGCAGCCCCGGGCTGGGCTTCATCCACTCCGGCCATGAGCTGTCCTTCGTCCTGGACATCGCCGATCTCTACAAGACCGAGATCGGTATCCCCGTGGCCTTCGACGTCGCGGCGGAAGGGGAGGACGTGGTCGGCACGCGTACCCGTAGGGCCATTCGCGACAAGGTCAATGGGACCCGTCTCCTTGAACGCTGCGTGGACGACATCAAGCGGCTGTTGCTCCCCGAAACCGTGGCTGGCGAGGGCATGGGTGACCTGGAAGACCGGGTGACCTTGCAGTCCGACCGCGGCGTGGATGTGGAGGCCGGGCGGAATTACGCGGACGGGGTGATCTGGTGA
- the istB gene encoding IS21-like element helper ATPase IstB produces the protein MTGIALLDPETDQPVPAPSPVPSSPAPPPIPADLESVLKRMRFPYLRKAAPDVLATARSQRWDPAEVLRILLEEEIKGREAATRRSHRKQANLPTGKTFSSWREEDSSIPAPTQQALMTLEWVGRSENLAIAGPSGTGKSHFAEALAHKAIDRGMQVAWFSLESLTAHVGRATVDNSVAKAIAKITRANLIILDDIGMLPSGQAAAEAFYRVIDAAYERRSVIVTSNLHPSGFDSIMPKTLATAAVDRLLHHAHIVLTEGSSLRLTQATTGKGVKPLH, from the coding sequence ATGACCGGCATCGCGTTGCTGGACCCGGAAACCGACCAGCCCGTCCCGGCCCCGTCTCCGGTCCCCTCCTCACCGGCCCCGCCGCCGATCCCGGCCGATCTGGAATCCGTCCTGAAGCGGATGCGGTTCCCCTACTTGCGCAAGGCGGCCCCGGACGTGCTGGCCACCGCCCGGTCGCAACGCTGGGACCCGGCCGAAGTGCTGCGGATCCTGCTGGAAGAGGAGATCAAGGGCCGGGAGGCGGCGACCCGCCGCAGCCACCGCAAGCAGGCGAACCTGCCCACCGGCAAGACGTTCAGCTCCTGGCGGGAGGAGGACTCCTCCATCCCCGCTCCGACCCAGCAGGCCCTGATGACGCTGGAATGGGTCGGCCGGTCGGAGAACCTCGCCATCGCCGGCCCGTCGGGCACCGGCAAGAGCCACTTCGCCGAGGCCCTGGCCCACAAGGCCATCGACCGGGGCATGCAAGTCGCCTGGTTCAGCCTCGAATCGCTGACCGCCCACGTCGGCCGGGCCACCGTCGACAACTCCGTCGCGAAGGCGATCGCGAAGATCACCCGGGCCAACCTCATCATCCTGGACGACATCGGGATGCTGCCGTCCGGCCAGGCCGCCGCCGAGGCGTTCTACCGGGTGATCGATGCCGCCTACGAACGCAGGTCCGTGATCGTGACCTCGAACCTGCATCCGTCGGGATTCGACTCGATCATGCCCAAGACGCTCGCCACGGCAGCAGTCGACCGGCTGTTGCATCACGCGCACATCGTCCTGACCGAGGGCAGCAGCCTCCGGCTCACCCAGGCAACCACGGGCAAGGGCGTCAAGCCACTGCACTGA
- the cas5e gene encoding type I-E CRISPR-associated protein Cas5/CasD: protein MSVLLLRLAGSLQSWGSAARFARRTTESAPTKSGVIGLLAAAQGRDRGDDLTDLAALRFGVRVDQPGTRIRDYQTAHHGDTDKSMPVSERFYLSDAVFVAAVEGDGVLIDELYRALRAPAYLPYLGRRSCPPSKPVELTVHMDVGLEGALAGERWHAAEWYQRRLRREKTVALEVIVESRSGGDDPGDTLRDQPLSFDPRHRRYGLRTVRSTSVRVPNPLARTVAARRTPPPDHNPATVLKGV from the coding sequence ATGAGCGTCCTGCTCCTACGGCTCGCCGGGTCCTTGCAGTCCTGGGGGTCCGCTGCCCGCTTCGCGCGCCGGACCACCGAGTCCGCGCCGACGAAGAGCGGCGTCATCGGCCTCCTCGCGGCCGCACAAGGCCGCGATCGCGGGGACGATCTGACTGACCTCGCCGCCCTTCGCTTCGGCGTACGCGTCGACCAGCCGGGCACGCGCATCCGGGACTACCAGACCGCGCACCACGGCGACACCGACAAGTCGATGCCGGTGTCCGAGCGCTTCTATCTGTCCGACGCGGTCTTCGTGGCGGCGGTCGAAGGCGACGGCGTTCTGATCGACGAGTTGTACCGCGCGTTGCGTGCCCCGGCCTACTTGCCCTATCTGGGACGCCGCTCCTGTCCGCCCAGCAAGCCCGTGGAACTGACCGTCCACATGGACGTGGGCCTGGAAGGGGCGTTGGCGGGGGAGCGGTGGCACGCGGCGGAGTGGTACCAGCGACGTCTCAGGCGGGAGAAGACGGTTGCATTGGAGGTGATCGTCGAAAGCCGGAGTGGTGGGGACGACCCCGGTGACACCCTCCGTGACCAGCCCCTGAGCTTCGACCCACGCCACCGACGCTACGGGCTGCGCACAGTCCGCTCGACGAGCGTACGCGTCCCCAACCCGCTGGCCCGCACGGTCGCGGCACGCCGTACCCCGCCTCCCGATCACAATCCGGCGACCGTACTGAAAGGCGTCTGA